The genomic stretch ATCAGAGACTGTTGCCGCATAGTACTTGCACGCCTCCTCCTCTCCTCTTATGACCTTGGCCTTGCGCTCTCCGCAGACCTTGGATAGTTCTTCCGGGCTGCCTTGCGAGAGCTCATGGTCAGTGCGCGCCAGAGGGCACATGTTCTTCCTGCCCTGGAGCGCGACGGCGAACACATTGGTGCGCTCGGCGATCTGACGGAGCTCGAGCATCACCTGCCTCTGCTGCGAGTTCGTGCGTGTCACGTAGAGTATCTTCTTACCCCTCTCCTTGCAGAACTCGACGCACGCGGCCAGCGAGCACACGGTTTTCCCTGTACCGGTGCCGCTCTCGACCACCAGGTGCGCGCGGTCATGGCAAGCGTTCCCGACAAGCTCCATCAGCCTGTCCTGTCCTGGCCTAGGGACGTACGGGAATATTCTAGATGCCATGTGATTGATGGTTAGGGCCGGTGAGGTCTAATCGCTTTCGCTGAGAGAAGTGAAAGTAGAAAATGAGCTGCTGGAGGTGGTCTGCGACTATTCTCTGTTCCAGATGTCGTCAGGGATATCGGCGTAGACGTTCTCCGAGATGCCATCTCCGGAGGTCAAGCCCTTCTTTCCCGTCAGGAGCTCATGTATGCGCTCCTTGCGGAACATCCAGTAGTGTATTCGCCACTCGCGACCATCGTAGAGCGTCGTCTCCTCTCTCTCGGTCATCAAGATGCCCGCGTCCTCGAGCATGTAGAAGGCGTCCCTGTCCTCGGGCTCGAGCACGTTGTCGATGATGCGCTCGCTGTACCCGAAGAAGTTCATGACATGCTGGGCCATTGATCTGGCTTCCTCCTCCGGCATGCCCGCCTTGTCTATGCTGTTCTTGATGGCCTTCGTGAGGTGCTCCACCGTTAGGGTCGAGCCTGCAGATTCCCCATCCGACTTCTTCAGCTTCGTTAGAATATTCATGTTCTCACGGCTGCTTCTTACCACTATTATCCCCCTCTCAGATGGTTCAGACAAGAATCTGCTTTCGCAACATTCATTTAGCAATTCGTCATATAAATATGTTCGTTCACGACGGCTCATTGTTCGCACGCGCGCTAGGTTTCCACTGGAAACCGGCCAGTATGTGGATTGGACAGATATGTACGGAGGATGAGGAGATGTTGGCGGAGTTCAGCGTGGTGCCGATTGGCAAGGGCGAGAGCGTGAGTCAGTATGTCGCGGAATGCTTGAAGATTGTGGAGGCGTCGGGCATCGCCTACAAGCTCAACCCCATGGGAACCGTGCTGGAGGGGGATTATGACGCTGTCATGGCGGTGATAAGGGCGTGCCACGTGCGAGTCATGGGGATCTGTCCAAGGGTCATGACGACTATCAGAATAGATGACAGAAAGGGCGTTCAGAACGCCCTCGAGAAGAAGATCGCCTCAGTGGAAAAGAAGGTCGGAAAGGAATTGGAGAAGTAAATTACGGAAATGGTTTGAGAGCGTCTAGTCGCACAGCGTTCAAAAGACGAAGTTCAGGTTCGTGAACCAGAAACCGACGACGGCAATCAGGAACGCCGCGGATACTATCATCGCGGTCCTGACCCACTTCTCCATGTCGGTTCTGACTATCGCACCCAAAAGCAACGCAACGGTCAGTATGAACATCCCAAGGGACTTCACTACCTGCCCTGCGTTGACTCCGCCTTCCGTGTCCATCAATCCAATCAGCCATGACCCGACCATCACGAGCAGCAGGCTGACCACTACCGCAATGGAAAGCATCAGGTCAGACACCACGGTCTTCACGTAGTCGACTGCTGGCTTGTGCGGCGGTTGATAAGCCGGCTGGTACATCGGGTACGGACCCTGTGGTCCAGGTTGTCCAGAAACCATTTTTATCCCTTCCATTTCGATAATGGTGTCAACATGTAATATCTCTTTCGGAAGGGGGTATATAAGCATCGAGAACGGTCAGAACAGTGGATGTCGGTCGTTCTCTAGAGGATTGTCGGGTGCAAGAAGTGGGCTTGGGATAGAGTTCAGCGATCAGACCCG from Candidatus Thermoplasmatota archaeon encodes the following:
- a CDS encoding MTH1187 family thiamine-binding protein; protein product: MLAEFSVVPIGKGESVSQYVAECLKIVEASGIAYKLNPMGTVLEGDYDAVMAVIRACHVRVMGICPRVMTTIRIDDRKGVQNALEKKIASVEKKVGKELEK